A portion of the Rhinolophus sinicus isolate RSC01 linkage group LG16, ASM3656204v1, whole genome shotgun sequence genome contains these proteins:
- the ACADS gene encoding short-chain specific acyl-CoA dehydrogenase, mitochondrial — protein MAAAALLARASGPIRGALCRQLHTIYQSVELPETHQMLRQTCRDFAEKELVPIAAQVDKEHRFPGPQVKKMGELGLLAMDVPEEFSGAGLDYLAYAIAMEEISRGCASTGVIMSVNNSLYLGPILKFGSKEQKQQWITPFTKGDKIGCFALSEPGNGSDAGAASTTARAEGDSWVLNGTKAWITNCWEASATVVFASTDRSLQNKGISAFLVPMPTPGLSLGKKEDKLGIRGSSTGNLIFEDCRIPKDNLLGEPGMGFRIAMQTLDMGRIGIAAQALGIAQAALDCAVNYAENRRAFGGPLTKLQAIQFKLADMALALESARLLTWRAAMLKDNKKPFTKEAAMAKLAASEAATAISHQAIQILGGMGYVTEMPAERHYRDARITEIYEGTSEIQRLVIAGHLLKSYRS, from the exons ATGGCCGCCGCCGCACTCCTCGCTCGGGCCAGCGGCCCCATCCGTGGAG CTCTGTGTCGTCAGTTACATACTATCTACCAGTCTGTGGAGCTGCCCGAGACACACCAGATGCTGCGTCAGACATGCCGGGACTTTGCCGAGAAGGAGCTGGTTCCCATCGCGGCCCAGGTGGACAAGGAACACCGCTTCCCAGGGCCTCAG GTGAAGAAGATGGGCGAGCTTGGGCTTCTGGCCATGGATGTGCCCGAGGAGTTCAGTGGTGCTGGGCTCGATTACCTGGCCTACGCCATCGCCATGGAGGAGATCAGCCGGGGCTGTGCCTCCACCGGGGTCATCATGAGTGTCAACAAC TCCCTCTACCTGGGGCCCATCCTGAAGTTTGGCTCCAAGGAGCAGAAGCAGCAGTGGATCACGCCTTTTACCAAGGGTGACAAAATTGGCTGCTTTGCCCTCAGTGAACCAG GGAATGGCAGCGACGCGGGAGCCGCCTCCACCACTGCCCGGGCAGAGGGTGACTCATGGGTCCTGAATGGCACCAAAGCCTGGATCACCAATTGCTGGGAGGCCTCAGCCACCGTGGTCTTTGCCAGCACCGACAGATCCTTGCAAAACAAG GGCATCAGTGCCTTCCTGGTTCCCATGCCGACGCCCGGGCTCTCGttggggaagaaggaagacaagCTGGGCATCCGGGGCTCATCCACGGGCAACCTCATCTTTGAGGACTGTCGCATCCCCAAGGACAATCTGCTGGGGGAGCCGGGGATGGGCTTCAGGATAGCCATG CAAACCCTGGACATGGGCCGTATTGGCATTGCCGCCCAGGCTCTGGGCATCGCCCAGGCTGCCCTCGACTGTGCTGTGAACTACGCCGAGAATCGCAGGGCCTTTGGGGGGCCCCTCACCAAGCTCCAGGCCATCCAG TTCAAGTTGGCGGACATGGCCCTGGCCCTGGAGAGCGCCCGGCTGCTGACGTGGCGTGCTGCCATGCTGAAGGATAATAAGAAGCCTTTCACCAAG GAGGCAGCGATGGCCAAGCTGGCTGCATCAGAGGCTGCAACTGCCATCAGCCACCAG GCCATTCAGATCCTAGGTGGCATGGGCTACGTGACAGAGATGCCAGCTGAGCGGCACTACCGTGACGCCCGCATCACCGAGATTTATGAAGGCACCAGTGAGATCCAGAGGCTGGTCATCGCCGGGCACCTGCTCAAGAGCTACCGGAGCTGA